A stretch of DNA from Catenulispora acidiphila DSM 44928:
GCGTCTGGCCGGAGCCCGAGTCAGTACCCTGGATCTGCAGGCCGCTGATCGCCGTACCGACCTTCCCGGTCTGGGAGCCCGGGTTGGTCACGGTGACGGTGTTGCCGCTCACCACGCCGGCTGGGATCACATACGTCACCAGGGAGCGGCCCGGCACAGTCGCGGTGAAGGCGCCGCCGGCGACCGTCGTCGTGCCCTGGGCTGCGACCTGGTTCGCATTGTTGGTCAGGTACGGGGTCACGGTGGCGCCGTTGGCCACGCCGGTATTCGCCAGCGAATAGGTGAGCGCGTCCGAACCGCTACCAGTATTGAGCGCCACGATAGCCAAGGAGCCGTCGGTGTTCTTGTACGCGCTCAGGTTCACCGCACCATTGGAGCTGCTCGCCCCGATACGCACAGCACCAGGATGGATGTAGCGGCTGTAGTTCGCGAACGCCCACAACCGACCAGTCGGAATCACCGAGCTGCCGTTGATCTCCAACAGCCCCTCATTGTCACCGTTCTCCGACGGGGTGGTGCTACCCCACCAATACAGGAACGCGTTCAGGTTCGCACCAGTCAACCCCTGATTGATGTGCTGAGCCCACGCCATCCCGGACGCATCGGAGCCGTCATCCCAGGCAGAGCTGAAGCCCTCAAAAGTCGACCACTCAGTCTCCCACGACTGCTTGGTCCAACCAGGCAACGGCGAAGTCGGCGCCCCACTGTAGCCGTGCCCGCCCACCATGCCCACCGCAGCCAACGCCGTCGGATCCGCCTCAATCGCCGCAGCATACTGCCCAGCCTTCGGCCAACCAGTCGCCGCACAACAAGTGACCTGGGTAGCCAGCCCCGAGCTCCGCAAAGTCGGCCCGAGCACATCGACCACACTGGCCATCTGCGCCGGACTCATCGACATGCTGTCGTAGTTGGTGCTGTAGTCAGGCTCGTTCGACGGACCCAGATAGGTCAGCGGCACACCCGCCGCCGCGTAGTCCCTGGCGTACTGCACCAGATAGTTCGAATACGCCTGACGCCAATCACCACTGGAGCACGAAGCCCCGGCCGACCCACAAACCTGACCACCGCCGGACACCGAATTGTTGGTCTTCATGAAACCTGGGGCGCTCCAGGCATCGGCGTAGACGTTGGTGACGTTGTAGCGGGCCTTGATCTGCTGGGCGAACCACAACTGGCCCATGTCCTGGTTGATCTGCGACAGCGGAAGATAGTTCGGCGTCGCACCAGGGCCGCCAGGATTGGTCGGCTCGATCGTGTTGCCGGAGGTCGCACCAATCTCGTTACGCAGAATGGTCAAACCCGCACCGGTCGTCGGACTGTACAGATCGGCCAGCGCCTGCTGCTGCACCGAGGAGGAGGCATTCATCACCGCCGCCGCCTCACCAAACGCCTCCGAGGCACCGAACCCAGCGATCGTCTGATACGTCGTCGCTCCGTTGATCGTCGCGGTATCAGCCGCATACGCAGCACCGGACGGAACCACAACCGCCAGCGTGCACGCGGCCACGACGCTCAGGCTGGCGGCGAGCGACACGATCTTGCGGCGATCAGTGCGTCTTGTCAGTACATGCACGCTCATACTCCATTCCACTCCGGGGTTCGGTCGAGGTCGGTGCTACCCGAGGGTCCATCGCTGGTTGCTGCCACCGTTGCAGGTCCAGAGTTGGACGAGGGCGCCGTCGGCGGTCGAGGCGCCGCTCACATCAAGACAGAGTCCTGATTGAACGCCGGTGACGGTGCCGTTGGCATTCAAGGTCCACTGCTGGTTTGTCTGGCCGTTGCAGGAATACAGGATCGCCTTGGTGCCGTTGGTGGTGCCCTTGGCGTTGGCGTCCAGGCACAGGGTGCTGCCGCCGACGGTGAGCGACAGCTCGTTGGAGGCGTTGTGCGTCCAGGTCTGGTTGGCTTGCCCGTTGCAGTCGTAGATCTGCTGCTGAGTCCCCAGCGTGATGCTCGAGTTCGGGTCGTCCAGGCACTTCCCAGCGCCGACCGCGTGCAGCGGACCGGTGTTGCCGGTGGTGGTGCCGCTGCCGTCCAGGCCCATGAAGTGGATGGCGTAGGCGGCCATCTGCGTGCCCTGGATCGGCAGCTGGTGTCCGGCGCCGACGATGCTGTACGCCTCGACCTGCGTGGTGCCGGAGGCGTTGTTGTAGCGGGTGCGGTTCCAGTTGGCGACCGGGGTGTCACTGGACGACGGAGTCTGACTCACCCCGTCCACGTTCGTCCACTGCTTGATCTCCTCACCCAAGTTGTTGTAGTTCAACGTGGTGTCGGCGGTGCCATGCCACAACTGCATCCGCGGACGCGGACCGGTGTAACCCGGATCCCCGTCATTGCGCACCAGATCACCCCACTGCTGCGCGGTCATCGAGACCTGACCCCCGGCACACGGCCCGTTCCAGCCGCGCACACTGCCGGTGTAGAAGCAGTGATACGGCACACCCATGAACGCCGCACCGGCCTTGAACACATCCGGGTAGTCGGCGAGCATGACGTTGGTCATCATCCCGCCGGAGGACTCCCCGGTGACGAACACCGAGTTGGCATTCCCGCCGTAGTGCTGCTCGGTGTAGGTGATCATCGACATCAGACCCACCGGATCGCTGCCGCCGTTGCGTTTCAGCGCCTGATCGGAGGACACATCCCAGCAACTGCCGCTGGGGTTGGTCTGCGGGTAGATCACGATGAACCCGTACTGATCGGCCAGCTTCCCGAAATCGGTACTGGAGTACATGTACGACGCAGTGCCCTGACAGCCGTGCATCGCCAACAGGATCGACGGGTTGGGCTTGACGCTGTTCGGCACATACACATACATCGCCAAGTTGCTCGGGTTGGTCCCGAAGTTCGTCACCTGCGTCAACGACGCGGCGGCGGCCTGGGGCGCGGCAGGCAAACTCACAGCGACAGCAGCCGCCACTGCCGCGAGCAGACCGAGCAGGCGGGTTTTCAGAGAACGCGATCGCAGCATGAGACCTCATAGTCCGTGGACGGATGTCAGCGCTATCAGCGAGTCAGCCCTCTCCGGGGACGACTCGTCAACGCCGTCCGGACCTCCACGCGGCGGAGCTGGGTCGAATCGGTTCGTGTCACGGAAGTTTCACCGATAGACCGTCAGACCTACCGGGTACTGTCATCGAGGGCTATGCTCCCCTCAGTCCGGGCGAACCGGTTCGACGATTGACGCCGTCTCCGGAACGGGCCGGCGCCACGGCCCGGCGACGTCCTCCTCAGGGCACGCACTCGCCTCCCCCACCCCCCGTCAGGAGAAGCTGTGACGCACCGCCTGATGCACCATGCCACTGCCCGCCGGGCGCGAGCCGCGATCGCCGCCTTGGCCTTGGTCACCGCGGCGGCGACAGCCGTGAGCACCGCCCCCGCCCACGCGGCGACGCCCACGCTCCAAGTGAACGCCAACCAGCCGTTCCGCACGGTCACCCATGTGGCGACCGGGTCGCTCTACGGTCTGGCCACCGCGACCGTTCCGGCCGACAACCTGGTCGAGCCGCTGCACCCGAACACCTTCGTCCAGATGCCCGCCGGCGGGCACCAGCAGGGCTCCGGCGACATCCTGAAGGTGGCTCCGGAGGCCGCCAGGGCCGGAGCCAAAGTGGTCGACCGGCTGTCGGACTACTACGCGGGATGGCCGTACCAGTTCAGCTGGAGCACCTGGTCCGGCGCCGTGCAGAGCCAGATCCAGCAGGTCCAGGCCTCCGGCATCACGAATCTGGCCGCTTACGCGCTGTGGAACGAGCCGGACGGCACCTGGCAGTCCGCCAACGGCACGTTCGAGAACTTCTGGACCACGACCTACCGGCAGGTCCGCTCCCTGGCGCCGAACGTCCCGATCCAAGGGCCGAGCTTCTCGGACAACATCAGCGACATGCAGAACTTCCTGAACAACGCGGTCGCCACCAACACCGTGCCGGACATCATCGCCTGGCACGAGCTGGAGAACTCCTCGAAGATCGCCGGTGACGTGGCGACCGTGACGAACCTGGAGAAGAACCTGGGGATCACCCCGCGGCCGATCGCCATCGAGGAGTACGCCGCGCCCTCGCAGGTGGGCGTGCCCGGAGCCCTGGTGGGCTACCTCGCGCAGTTCGAGCGGCTCGGGGTGAACAACGCCGAGCTGGCGTTCTGGAACCAGTCCGGAGCGCTCGGCGACCTGCTGACCGGGCAGGGCGGCAGCCCCAACGGCGCGTATTGGCTGTACACCTGGTACGCGGGGATGACCGGGAACATGGTCACCACCGTGCCCTCCGGCGGTCTCGACGGTGTGGCGTCGGTCCCCGCGGCGGGCAATCAGGTCAACGTGGCGTTCGGCGGAGGCAGCGGCTCCACCGCGGTCACCGTCAACGGGCTGGGATCGCTGTCCGGGTTCTCCGGCAGCTCCCAGGTGACCGCGAGCCTGCAGTACACGCCCTCCCCCGGGCGCACCGTCGCGGTGTCGGGACCGACGACCCTCTCGCAGGGCACGTACCAGGTGGTCAACGGATCGGTCACCATACCGGTCTCGATGACCTCCACCTACGGCTACCACCTGGTCCTCACCCCCGGCGGCGGCGGATCGCCGACGCTGGATGGCACCTACCAGATCAAGAACGTGAACAGCGGCCTGGCCCTGGACACGCAGAACGGCGGCACCGCGCAGGGCACCCTGGCCGTCCAGGCCACCCCCGGCAGCGGCAGCACCCAGACCTGGAAGCTCATCTCGGCCGGGTCGGGCCTGTACAAGATCCAGAACACGGCCGACGGCCTGCTGCTCGGCGTCACCAACGAGAGCACCTCCGCCGGAGCCGACGCCCTGATCTGGGGCGACAACGGCACCCCGGACCACCTCTGGTCGGTCAACGCCGCGGGCAACGGCCAGTACAAGATCGCCAACAGCCACAGCGGACTCCTGCTGGGCGTCACCAACATGAGCAAGTCCTCCGGCGCGCTGGTCCTGCAGTGGAGCGACAACGGCACGGCCGACCACCTGTGGACGCTGAACGCACGCTGACACACCCGCCGGTGCGCTGACTGCGGTCGCGCACCGCCCCCTAGAACTCCGCCGGGCTGAGAGCGGTCGCTCGGCCCGGCGGAGCCCATCGGCGCTCAATGCCGCGAGAACTGAACCCCGGCGGGCTGGATCACATCCGGTTCGACGGGAAGGGCAGCCGTCGTCACCTGCTGCCCGAAGATGTCGGTGATTCTGACCGCCTTGCCGCACCCGGCGCCGTTCGCGGACAAGAAGTAGTTGTAGCTGGCGCGCGGCAGTTGCTGCCATCCGCTGCCGGCGGCGACTTCCAGGCGGGCGACCGGATTGCGCTCGCCGATGACCTGGATGCCGCACCAGTACTGGCTCGAGCCGACTTTGTAGCGGATGGAGACGTTGCCCGCCGCTGCCGGACTGACAAGCTGCCAGGTGACCGAGATCCGGCCGGCTTTGGGATCGGCGAGCTTGGCGAAGGCTTGCTGACTGAGGTCAAGCTGCCCGGGAGCGCACGGATAGGGGCACTCGTTGGTGATCAGGACCGTGATCGTGGCTCCGTTCGCGGCACGGACGAGAACGTGGGCTCCGCAGGCTTCGGAGTTCTGGTAGTCCAGTTCGTTCATCGCCGCGATCATCATGTCGGCGGCCGGTCCGAACAGGCACGCACCGTCGCCGTCCGCGGCGCTGTATTCGGTCGCGACGCCTTGATAGGTGACGCCGGGCTGAACCCGTCCCGCCAATGAGGTCGCCGTCGGGCTTGGCGCACCGCCGTGGGTCGGGGTGGCAGAGGTCTGCGACGTGGTGGACGTCTTTCCAGGCGTCTTGTGCGCCGCGGCCACGGTCGGGGACGAAGCTGACGACGCGGTCCCCGACGCCACCGCCGGCGCGGACGGCTCGGCGGAGGTCGGCGCGCTGTTCGGCGTCGCTGTCATGCCGGATCCGGTCGTGGCGAACCCGGTCGCGGCGGGAGGTGGATCCGCGGTGTGCCGCGACGACGAGCCCATGGCCAGACCGGCGATGAGTCCGGCGACCACGAGCAGCCCCGCCGCGGTGGATATCGGCAGCCACCTGCTGCGGTGCGTGGTCGGATGCGTAGCCTTCACAGGCTCCCCTTCGAGCGATCGGATACCTTGCACCTATCAGTCCTTCGATCCTGGCAAAAGGTTGCCGTCGCTGCGCGATCAGCCTGCGATCGGAGTCAGGGTGAAGGCGAATTCCGCCGAGCCGAGTTCAAGCCGGTGCTGCGGAAGCACTCCCGGGCCGACCGCGGCGCTGCCGAGCCCTTGCACCGCGTGGTCGGTGTGCAGGTGGATGGATGTGTCCGGGGTCAGGTCGCTCTGATGGCGTGCCGCCGCCAGCGCCTGATCGCTCCAGCGGCGGGCGGCGAAGTTGAACACCGGGTCGCCTTCGACGCGCACTCCTGTCCCGGCGGGGTCGGTCAGTTCGATCCAGCGCGTCTCCATGCGGTTGCCGTTCTCCTGCGGGCGGACATACGGGATCTGCAGCTGGTCCACGGTTGCGTCGAACCGTCCGATGCGGGCCGCGCAGCGGGAATCAGGGTAGGCCTCGCCGGGTCCCGCGCCGAACCAGCTGACTTGGGACCACCGGGCCGGCAGCAGCCATCGCAGCCCAAGCCGCGCCAGAGAGGGCGCCTTGTCCCGGCGGACCAATTCGGCGTACTGGTCGGGCGGGAGGGCGGGATCCACCATCGCCTCGCCGAACACGTCGCCCCGCTCGGGCCAGCGGCCGACAGGTTCGGTCCGCACCCGCACCCGCAGGTTTTCGCCCTCGGCCTGCCACCGATACGTCGTGAGGTATCCGCTGACCGAGGCGGCAGCGGCGCTTCGCACCACCACTGTCAGGGCGTCATCGGCGACGTGCAGTGAGACGGTCCGGTGGCGCAGGCGGTGCAGCCCGCGCGAGTGCCAGTACTCGGCATCGTGTTGCGGCCAGCCGCGATCGTTGTCGGTCGGCGCGCGCCACAGGTCCAGGCGCGGGCCGTGGACCGGTTGTCCGGCGAGGCTGAGCAGTGTCCCGGAGTCCGGGTCGAAGAGCCCGGGACCGAGGGTGATGTGGTGCTCGGCGCGGACCGGGTGAACCGCGGCGCCGACCGGCGCCGGTTCCGGCGCAAGTACCGGTTCGAGGTTGGAGGCGAGCTGGGTCTGTCCCCAGGCGATGGGATGTCCTTCATCGGCCCACGCCGTCTTCGCCACGAGGTCGGCCCGGACGGTCAGCCAGAACTCGCCTCCTTCGGCCGTCGGCGGCTCGGCCGGCACGGGCACCGCGACGTCGACACTCTCCCCCGGCGCCAGCGGCGGGACCGGCAGGACGCCCTCGGCGGCCTCGATCCCGTTTCGCTCCACCGACCAGGTGAATCGCAGGTGGGACGTGTCGATGACGTCATAGCGGTTCTCGATCTTCACCGACGCCGAGTTCTCGCCGGGTGCGATGCGCGATGGTTCGATGCGCACCGGTTCGATGACCTTGCGGTATTCCAGGAGTCCGGGCGAGGGCGTGCGATCGGGGAAGACCAAGCCGTCGCAGATGAAGTTGCCATCGTGCAGGTCCTCGCCGAAGTCCCCGCCGTAGGCGAAGAACTCGCGGCCTCGCGCATCGGCGGTTCGCAGTCCCTGATCCATCCACTCCCAGATGAACCCGCCCTGCAGGCGTGGGTACCGGTCCCACAGCCGTGTGTACTCGGCCAGCGCTCCCGGGCCGTTGCCCATCGCGTGGCCGAATTCGGTCAGCAGGAATGGCATCTGATTGCGCGGCTCGTCCGCGGGGTCGCCCTCGCCGTCGGCAGCCGGATAGAAGCTCTCACCCGGGCGGAGTTCTCCGCGACCGATCCGGGCGACGTCGGCGGGAGTGCGGTACATCTGCGCGTACACGTCTGTGAAGCGGGCGAAATGGTCGGCCTCGTAGTGGATCGGCCGGGACGGGTCCCGCTCGCGGGTCCACGCCGCCATCGCCTCGAGGTTCACCCCCTCGCCGGCCTCGTTGCCCAGCGACCACAG
This window harbors:
- a CDS encoding RICIN domain-containing protein, with product MTHRLMHHATARRARAAIAALALVTAAATAVSTAPAHAATPTLQVNANQPFRTVTHVATGSLYGLATATVPADNLVEPLHPNTFVQMPAGGHQQGSGDILKVAPEAARAGAKVVDRLSDYYAGWPYQFSWSTWSGAVQSQIQQVQASGITNLAAYALWNEPDGTWQSANGTFENFWTTTYRQVRSLAPNVPIQGPSFSDNISDMQNFLNNAVATNTVPDIIAWHELENSSKIAGDVATVTNLEKNLGITPRPIAIEEYAAPSQVGVPGALVGYLAQFERLGVNNAELAFWNQSGALGDLLTGQGGSPNGAYWLYTWYAGMTGNMVTTVPSGGLDGVASVPAAGNQVNVAFGGGSGSTAVTVNGLGSLSGFSGSSQVTASLQYTPSPGRTVAVSGPTTLSQGTYQVVNGSVTIPVSMTSTYGYHLVLTPGGGGSPTLDGTYQIKNVNSGLALDTQNGGTAQGTLAVQATPGSGSTQTWKLISAGSGLYKIQNTADGLLLGVTNESTSAGADALIWGDNGTPDHLWSVNAAGNGQYKIANSHSGLLLGVTNMSKSSGALVLQWSDNGTADHLWTLNAR
- a CDS encoding cellulose binding domain-containing protein, with amino-acid sequence MSVHVLTRRTDRRKIVSLAASLSVVAACTLAVVVPSGAAYAADTATINGATTYQTIAGFGASEAFGEAAAVMNASSSVQQQALADLYSPTTGAGLTILRNEIGATSGNTIEPTNPGGPGATPNYLPLSQINQDMGQLWFAQQIKARYNVTNVYADAWSAPGFMKTNNSVSGGGQVCGSAGASCSSGDWRQAYSNYLVQYARDYAAAGVPLTYLGPSNEPDYSTNYDSMSMSPAQMASVVDVLGPTLRSSGLATQVTCCAATGWPKAGQYAAAIEADPTALAAVGMVGGHGYSGAPTSPLPGWTKQSWETEWSTFEGFSSAWDDGSDASGMAWAQHINQGLTGANLNAFLYWWGSTTPSENGDNEGLLEINGSSVIPTGRLWAFANYSRYIHPGAVRIGASSSNGAVNLSAYKNTDGSLAIVALNTGSGSDALTYSLANTGVANGATVTPYLTNNANQVAAQGTTTVAGGAFTATVPGRSLVTYVIPAGVVSGNTVTVTNPGSQTGKVGTAISGLQIQGTDSGSGQTLTYSASGLPAGLSISSSGLITGTPTTAGSSTVAVTATDSTGASGSAGFTWTVTGGTTTGTCHVAYTRTNEWPGGFTANVTITNTGTAAINGWTVGWSFPGDQKITNAWSATATQSGAAVSATNAAYNSTIAPGANTSFGFQGTFTANDTSPSSFTVNGAACS
- a CDS encoding extracellular catalytic domain type 1 short-chain-length polyhydroxyalkanoate depolymerase; translation: MLRSRSLKTRLLGLLAAVAAAVAVSLPAAPQAAAASLTQVTNFGTNPSNLAMYVYVPNSVKPNPSILLAMHGCQGTASYMYSSTDFGKLADQYGFIVIYPQTNPSGSCWDVSSDQALKRNGGSDPVGLMSMITYTEQHYGGNANSVFVTGESSGGMMTNVMLADYPDVFKAGAAFMGVPYHCFYTGSVRGWNGPCAGGQVSMTAQQWGDLVRNDGDPGYTGPRPRMQLWHGTADTTLNYNNLGEEIKQWTNVDGVSQTPSSSDTPVANWNRTRYNNASGTTQVEAYSIVGAGHQLPIQGTQMAAYAIHFMGLDGSGTTTGNTGPLHAVGAGKCLDDPNSSITLGTQQQIYDCNGQANQTWTHNASNELSLTVGGSTLCLDANAKGTTNGTKAILYSCNGQTNQQWTLNANGTVTGVQSGLCLDVSGASTADGALVQLWTCNGGSNQRWTLG
- a CDS encoding expansin EXLX1 family cellulose-binding protein, which produces MQGIRSLEGEPVKATHPTTHRSRWLPISTAAGLLVVAGLIAGLAMGSSSRHTADPPPAATGFATTGSGMTATPNSAPTSAEPSAPAVASGTASSASSPTVAAAHKTPGKTSTTSQTSATPTHGGAPSPTATSLAGRVQPGVTYQGVATEYSAADGDGACLFGPAADMMIAAMNELDYQNSEACGAHVLVRAANGATITVLITNECPYPCAPGQLDLSQQAFAKLADPKAGRISVTWQLVSPAAAGNVSIRYKVGSSQYWCGIQVIGERNPVARLEVAAGSGWQQLPRASYNYFLSANGAGCGKAVRITDIFGQQVTTAALPVEPDVIQPAGVQFSRH
- a CDS encoding glycoside hydrolase family 2 TIM barrel-domain containing protein; amino-acid sequence: MAERYFEDFSPGHGAAPARAAVDSDAARLDLTGEWAFRFSPILVAEPDGFEEPEFDDADWDRLAVPSHWQLHGYGHPAYLNISYPIPVDPPFVPDENATGDYRREFELPASWKGGPAVVRFEGVDSCARVWLNGVELGVSRGSRLPVEFEASAALRAGRNVLAVRVHQYSSGTYLEDQDTWRMSGIFREVSVVARPDGGLRDVFVHADFDAVTGGGRLRIEADAAGPARVSIAGLDVHDLPADGVFEFDRVRPWSAEDPYLYEAVISTDEEQVRVRLGFRSIAITESGVLTVNGRRIVLRGVNRHEFDPDGGRVLTREAMRADVELMKQHNINAVRTSHYPPHPYFLDLCDELGLWVVLECDLETHGFENADTVRWDRNPSDDPRWRAAYLDRIARTVERDKNHPSVILWSLGNEAGEGVNLEAMAAWTRERDPSRPIHYEADHFARFTDVYAQMYRTPADVARIGRGELRPGESFYPAADGEGDPADEPRNQMPFLLTEFGHAMGNGPGALAEYTRLWDRYPRLQGGFIWEWMDQGLRTADARGREFFAYGGDFGEDLHDGNFICDGLVFPDRTPSPGLLEYRKVIEPVRIEPSRIAPGENSASVKIENRYDVIDTSHLRFTWSVERNGIEAAEGVLPVPPLAPGESVDVAVPVPAEPPTAEGGEFWLTVRADLVAKTAWADEGHPIAWGQTQLASNLEPVLAPEPAPVGAAVHPVRAEHHITLGPGLFDPDSGTLLSLAGQPVHGPRLDLWRAPTDNDRGWPQHDAEYWHSRGLHRLRHRTVSLHVADDALTVVVRSAAAASVSGYLTTYRWQAEGENLRVRVRTEPVGRWPERGDVFGEAMVDPALPPDQYAELVRRDKAPSLARLGLRWLLPARWSQVSWFGAGPGEAYPDSRCAARIGRFDATVDQLQIPYVRPQENGNRMETRWIELTDPAGTGVRVEGDPVFNFAARRWSDQALAAARHQSDLTPDTSIHLHTDHAVQGLGSAAVGPGVLPQHRLELGSAEFAFTLTPIAG